The Malus domestica chromosome 10, GDT2T_hap1 nucleotide sequence ATATCGTCTAGGTTATAAATGATTAATCATGTTGTGAAATGGTTTTATGTATGGTTATTTTATACAAGTTACATAAGGTTTTGAAGGCAGAGGACTATCTaagtttattctttattttggtCTCCATAATATGTTTACTATACACAAAACTATTTTGCATAGTATTATAGGTCAACCAATTTGATATCTGATTTGAGTGGTAGTAAATTAGTAACCCAAGTACTTTGATTAGTTAGAGTCTATGTCTTGCATATATTGTGATTTGCTTAATACTTGTGAATAGGATTTTGTCAAGGTGGTGAACTCTTGTAATAGAGAGTTGGAGCAATGCTTTGGAGTCCAGGTAGGGGAAATACGGCAGACCTTTACAGATATTGATTCTATTAAATTTCGTGAAGTACTATATTTGTGTTGGTTTATTAATGTGGTTGGACCTTGTTTGGATTATTGCTTCAGTTCGTTGTTTACTTGTTAGTACTACTGGAATGTTATTCGTTGAGATATATATTGTGACTTGTGAAGATGTAATAACGTGCTTGTGCATCACTCATGTGTAAGAAGTGGTTGGAACTTTGTAGGTGAGAAAGGAAATTGGAAAGAGGGTAATGGAAATgatcttttgtgtagttgagtCAAACTCTTAGCAGGTACCAGGTCTCAGGTGAGCCCACAGTGCACATATTCTTTAAGGGTAATTCGGGACTGGCGACGAAGAGTTTTGGCAAGATGACTAACAAAAGGGGAAATTGGGATGATTGAGTTACAGGGGGTTAATTTGTATATTAAACCATTCGAACCACCACTGCAGAGGTAAAATGCACGGTATGGGACGTGCAGGTCCGcgtgttttattatattaattaacgGGGGTAGCCGAAGAGGTTCAATTGCATCCATGCATTATTTTATCAATAATAATTTGATATTCGGCTATATGATTTCATGACACATAatttaatattgtcaatttactgTGATAAGGTTATGTCCCTACTGAGCGACGGTGGTTGTTGCTCacccctaacctattattttacAGATGAGTTATTTGGCAACACTGGTGATAGACGAGCTGAGGTTGTGTTAGACGAGGGATCTAAGAgtgttgatttattatttctataCACCTTGTAAAAATTTTGGAGTTATTTTAATAAGAGGAGTTTAATTTTCCAACCCGTgtcaatttccttttatttatttagcttTTAACTCGCGTTTCGGACTCGGGATCGAGTTTTTACTACCGACCCCAGGTCCGGGGCGTGAcaagaatgatgcacgtcatcatgatggatcgaagcgactctACATCAAATATTCTGGCAGCATCCCTAACAGTCGCCCAtcgagcttggaggataccaaaacaacgctccacatccttcctgcacccctcttaacaacttgcaaagtgtttttccttttgcaTTTCGCGGATGTGGCACTGTTTTCACAAACgatgaccaccttgggtaaatgtcgtctgctaggtagtatggcgTGTCGTACTTACGTATGTTGACCTaatacgtgacttttggtgtctttccttgcaggacatcaTTGAACACTAGGGATTGGGTAAGGacattgaggtcattttgagctcccggAACCCAAAAAAATgtgtgccaaatccatgtatcaaaagatgtcaCTGCCTctaaaatgatatttttttctccttttctgtccccataaacgccttgccatgcactttgACAGTATTTCCAGGTCCAGTGCATACattcgatgcttccaatcatcccaAGAAAACCTCGCATCTTACCCTTCTTCaaaagcctttgcaagtccatgtCAGTAGGTTTCCGGAGGTACTCTCCAGTGTACATAGATTTGTTTGCTCTGCAAAACCACATTAAgcactcaagaatggttgacttCTCTATCCTTACTAtatcatccacttggtctgtagatgctccatatgcaagcatccgcaaggcagcagtaattttttgctcaggaaggagacccatagcaccaaaagcatcattcttttgcacaaagtaagaatcatggttgcaaacagcaatcatgattttgttgaacaaatgtcgttccattctaaaacgacgtctaaagCACGTAGCAGGGAATGCATTATTACGGACAAAATAATCATCCAAGAGTTCCGTACCTCGttgttgcctgcttctatcaaggtttccaGAATGGCTGAGCCTGCATATCTGACCCCACAACTTGGATaactcgacgggaatgtgaggctttgcccattctttcttcgtcatctctccttctacgctcctcatcctATTCCCTCTCATTTTGGGCCACCTGGAGATTAAACATTCAttctgattggttaaacaattcttcctattgctgatcgatttcccacatcatccttgaagaagaagatattgtaagaaggaagcagaaactataaATAATGATatacaaattttgattttggtgaagaatgaagcagaaactatgaataatgatagagatcttcataaaattggtgtgagatttctgGGGATAAATGATGGTTATATGAAGGATTcagaaaggattaggttgtagataatgtcaTATGGCATGCCaccattcgttaaaaatctgatcgaaatctatcattGAAGATTGTAAACAAATTGTGACATGTGGCAcgacgtgattggttaaaaatcttatcggaaatctatcctcaacgaTTCTAAAAAGGTAACGACACGTGACACgacgacattggataaaaatcttatcgaaatccatcactaataattgtcttttcggataatgacacgcgGCACAACGAGaacaattaaaaatcttatctgaaattacaaattaaattattttataaaaaaaatgttaatattttattgcctattgccagagCTATTCAATGTAGGGGGGGAGATGCAAAAGGttgttactgttcattaagggcagttactgttcattgggtggattaaatagtaAATAGCCTGGGGGGGCTTTCCCACGGTGGAACTACTCTTAGAGTCCTGCTTTTGAATcatgtaaaaaattaattaaaaaaaattacaatatttaatacaatatataaaaaaaaaactaaatatcgtaattttgattcaagtcaatAATAATTTCAATGAATGactttttgaataaaaaaaaaaagatgttatATATAGAACTTACCATAATGTTGAGGGGCATGATAAAAGGGATTGCAATAAAGCTATAAATGAAGTCACAGTTGCGAAACACACAAGGTACTAATTTGCGGAACGGTGTAATTCCCGTTTAATAAACCCTTGGCTATCCACCGGTATGCTGCTTCAGTTGAATGCACACCATCCCAGCTGATAAACTGTGCAGGGTTTTCACAAAGTACATTTGCCTCTGGAGTGCCACATAGTGCTGATGAGTTGTAATTGTATGGCCCCCCACCTCCACAGCATGCTTTGGTAGTTTCCCCAGTAAATCCTACATTTCCATGAATCCAATAATAATTTAGGGTTTGACTAAAATCTTACTATGTTTGAATTCTTGACGGCCAGTTTAGTAAACATTTAGTTAACTAATACATTTTAAAACTCTCGAAAAATCCTCACATTTACTAACACGCATTGTAAAAATTTTACAATATTAAGGGAGTACCAAATTGGTCTGGAGACTGGTAGAGTTGCAGCATGGCATTGTAGTAATCTGCGTAAATGATATTGACATGAGGATGAAGGCTTCGAATCCGACTTAGTTCTCTCTGGAGCAGCTCATTGTGATACTCGGAAAACTTGTTCAACCAGTTTAGACAGCCAGTTGAAGGGTCGTATTCACTCTCATCCGAAGTTTCATATGTTGTTAGATAAGCAGGAATGCAGCCGATTGGAAAGTTTCCCGGTACAACAAGTTTTGAGGCGCCAAACGCAATCAACTCCTGGAGAGCAATGCAGCCATAGAAATTCATAGCCAACAAGATTATAAAAATGACTGCATTTTGAGCAAAGAAATTATGATTCCAACTCTTACATTGATTGTTGAAGCTATTGCGTCTATCACCAATGGAACATATTTCTCAACCTTTTCTATACTTTTTCCTCTAAGCAATGCGTTGTTGTAATCGTTGCCTCCGATCTCTCCCATAAGAACTAGAGAGCTCGAAAGCAGTTTGTTGCAGTCTGTAAATTAGAGATCACTAATCACTTGTACCAAATGAAGAACTATTATAGATGATATACATATAACTTATACATTGGAAAATATGCAATAATAAAACACAGTTTatctaattttaattaaaaaaaacataactcTGGTAAATAGAGAACAAGTAGTATACAAACCACGAATTAAGGCCTCTTTAATCTATTTAGGTCTCATTTAAGAAGTTCttttaaagaactcaaaacGCTTTtagaacaaatttttttttgaattaatccttagtaaaaatgcaagttaatCTTGAAAAATAATTTCAAGTGCTTCTTGCAAGAATAACTTTAAGTGTATTTGgaattcaaaaacattttttttcaaaaaatttctttaatcatttaaaaacactttccgAACTAACTTTTAGTAATACTCCTTATTTATTCTATTCAAACATTAAAAGCCGACCAAGTTCAATTTTTAAAGTTATGCACCGAAaaaaatgttcaaatattaaagTTGTTATTTATGTGGCATTGACCGCCAACCACACAAGCAAATGGGGATAAGAAACAATGTCTTTTTGGTGCAAGACAAGTAACACTctcaagtaaaaaaataaaaaaataaaagaaaaaatgagaaGACAAATTGGTAACTAACCTGAAGATGTGTTGCATAAAGATGACAGCATTTCTTGGAACCAGTCCAGTTGAATTCTTAGAGAGTTGTTTGTAATTTCATTATAAACTCCCATTTCTTCAAGAAAAGCAGCGTCCAGCGCAGTGGATCCTACCACTGCAAAATTGACACCACCGTCAATGTTGTGGACAGTTTGGTTATGGCGTTCGAGGTAAGGTTGCACTAGTGGAAGTCCCATATATTCAGctgccaaaaaaaaattaaagtaaaaatcAAGTTCAATGAGATGCTGGTGATGAAAAGTGGATGAGGGTTTAACGTCGCTAGCTACCAATGAAGTCTATGATTAAACGACCGTCGGAGCAGCGTCCGGTGGGGCGGTGAAAGTAGGTCTCTCCGTATGGAGGGAAGAAAAAGTTGAAAGATTTGTTAGGAGAGCTGTTGTACAAGTTGCCCGTATCGGCAATTGAATCGCCGAAGCTGATGATTGAGCTGTAGCAACCTAGAGCTTGAGGGATGAATGCAACAGCTGACATCATGAGCAGGAGGAGGAGCGTCATCAAAATtgctctgtttctctctctctctctctctagtagATTCTTAAGCTTGAATTTCATCTGTCAGAACAGTATTAAAGTACGTATAGATACTAGGGGCAGAAATATAGGGTAAGATTTTCACCCCTCCTATTACCATTTTCTTTCATCCAtttctttcccatttttttttttatcttattctttatataaaaaattcaaaacaaaatataaacgtgacgtaaccgtttaaataaaaaaggataAAAGGGGTAAAAGATTAAAAGGGAAGAGaattctatttcaaaaaatataaaatataacatGCGACATTTTTTGAACTAATAGTCAAACTGTCGAGATCGTAATAGTTTGACGAATTCATTTTTTAATGTTAGGTACGGCCATGACCTGAATCTATCCGTAAGCATGGTTTCTACATAAGAAATTGGATTCCATCCGAATCCATTTTGTggataaaattttcattatgacGAGAATATGAGAGTACGTTACGTGTTTTTAACACAAGTGATAACAATTTCCAAACGAGAGTTTAGTAGAACAAAAATGTCAAGGTTCCCTTcgtccaaacaaaaaaacatgtTTAGGCTCCCAACATTACACACGAATGGTATGAAATCACAAAACCTAGCCCGATTATTCCGGTTGGGTTAGAATACATTACACAAGAAGCAAATACATTGCTTCTATTATTTCAATTGCTCTTATTTGATACAGCAAGCAAAATTTACAACAAAGTACATTGCTTTCAAATTTTCTAATTCTCCGGTTTAGATCTTCCGTTTTAATTCTTTCGACTGCGATCTGTTTACTGGGGATTTGGAGGTCGGCTGTTGGCGGCCGAAACTCGGGATCCCCATTCCAGCAGCTCTTTGCTAGTGTCATCCTTGTGCACAAACACTTCAATAAAGCATAGACTATCCTTGTGCACCCCTGTTGCCTTCGCAATTGCTTCTGTTAAATCCTCCTCCGTTCGTACCTGTATCAAAGCAAGAATAATCATCGTCCCCTGCATCAGATTAGCTATAGCGATTAGGAAAGTTGTTTCTTTTATGCTAACCTTGGTGGTCCAGCATTTGCCTTCGCCATTGTGGATGGCATCGACAAGGCCGGTGTAATCCCAGTTCTTAATCACATTGTATGGACCATCGTGAATCTCTACTTCAATTGTGTAGCCTCCGTTGTTGATAAGAAATATAATGGTGTTTTGTCCACATCGGATCATTGTCGAAATGTCCTGTGCAGTTACCTGAAAGGAGACACTATTTACCAACCAAGCGCCATATATATCTCTCTAAAACATGAACTTTTCCGATCGGAATAATTACAAGGCAATGGTAATTTCTTTATCTTTTACCGTTTTAAATGattaaaacaaaagaagaaattgttttgcagaaaaattattttacagTCAGTCGCATTCCAGCTCGATGGTACTCTTGAACCTGATATAACTAACCTGGAAACTCCCATCACCAATGCAAGCGATCACCCGTTTATCTTTGGCACCCTGAGCATAGCCAAGAGTGGCGCCCACCGACCATCCAATTGATCCATACTGCATCTGAAATTCATACCTGAATAAAAATGATACAACTGGTTGGTAGTCCGTTGCGTAACACGCAAAGTTAATCATATTCGAGAACCACATAAATGAGTTGTCTAAAGGAAACCGCATCATACCCGCAATTCTCAGGCAGTCGGAGCTTCTGACAATTGAACCATGAGTCTCCAGTTTCGGCAATTATCGCAGAGTCTCCACTGATAATCTCCTGTAAAAAgttcaataaataaattaacaattAGAAATCTCAATATGAGAAGCACGAACAGAACATAGACAGCTCAAGTATACAAAACAGAACACTCTGCTCCTACCTGAATGTGCTTGAAAAGAATATTGACCCTCAGAGGCTCATCCTTCTCACTCTTCAGAGGGATGCCATGGGGAACAAAGATACGGTGGTAATTCTCAACAGCAGTACTGTTTTTCTTTAGCTTCTTGGCCAATGCACTCAAGAAGTCCGCCATGAAAACCCAGCCAAAGGACGGACCATCCCCAATTGTCACACGATTTGGCTGCACGACAATCGCTTTCTCCTTCTTGATCAACAAGGAATACCCCACAGAGCTATAATCATTGAAAATGGGTCCAACAAAAACATAAGCATCAGCAGACTCCACAATCTCACCGCAGAAGGTGGTGCTCACAGCACCCCAATAAGTCCCAATGAAATGCGGGTGGTGCTCGGGCACCAAACCCTTAGCAGAGGGCATAACAGTGATCGGGTACCCGCTAGCATCTGCAAACTCCATAAAGGCCTGCTGTGCCTTGGCTACTCTCAACTTGGGCCCTCCGACAATCACGGGTTTCACAGCCTTGTTGAGAAAAGCAGCGGTGGCTTCAACTGCTGCCTCCAAACCACATTGGTTGCTTACTTTCGGAGCAAGGAAGAAGGGGACCGGGTCTCTGGCAAATGTGGGATGAGGAATTGCAGGCAGGTTGCAGCCTATGCTGATGTATACAGGCTTGCTTTCTTTCAATGCTGTTGAGATTGCTGTGTCTATCTGCTCATGTGCATCTCCCAAATTGTTCACCACTGCCTGTCACAACAATTTGCACCAAATTCAATATATTTGGAAACACAAAGGGCATATTTATAACTAGGGAAACTTTTAACACTGCCCCCTGAACTTAGGATCTGATTCTGATATGCCCTAATCTTTCAAAACGTATCGATTTACCCCTACAATCAATCAAACTTTCTGTCAAAAGGAAATAGTAGAGGCTCGTTTGGGATATGTTTTTTTCAAGACTCAaaactttttaaagaaaatatttttgggttccgCCTTTCACTTCAAAtacttttttaaaattaatttgtatttttactaaaaattggttgtaaaaacattttaattaaaaaaatgcttTCACAATTATACAAAAGCACTTTCTG carries:
- the LOC103422379 gene encoding GDSL esterase/lipase At1g28580-like, with amino-acid sequence MKFKLKNLLERERERNRAILMTLLLLLMMSAVAFIPQALGCYSSIISFGDSIADTGNLYNSSPNKSFNFFFPPYGETYFHRPTGRCSDGRLIIDFIAEYMGLPLVQPYLERHNQTVHNIDGGVNFAVVGSTALDAAFLEEMGVYNEITNNSLRIQLDWFQEMLSSLCNTSSDCNKLLSSSLVLMGEIGGNDYNNALLRGKSIEKVEKYVPLVIDAIASTINELIAFGASKLVVPGNFPIGCIPAYLTTYETSDESEYDPSTGCLNWLNKFSEYHNELLQRELSRIRSLHPHVNIIYADYYNAMLQLYQSPDQFGFTGETTKACCGGGGPYNYNSSALCGTPEANVLCENPAQFISWDGVHSTEAAYRWIAKGLLNGNYTVPQISTLCVSQL
- the LOC114827769 gene encoding pyruvate decarboxylase 1 codes for the protein MKASTHIGSTKGGAPLPVLPAASSGTLGRHLARRLVEIGAHDVFSVPGDFNLTLLDHLIAEPGLNLIGCCNELNAGYAADGYARARGVGACVVTFTVGGLSVLNAIAGACSENLPVICIVGGPNSNDYGTNRILHHTIGLPDFTQELRCFQTVTCHQAVVNNLGDAHEQIDTAISTALKESKPVYISIGCNLPAIPHPTFARDPVPFFLAPKVSNQCGLEAAVEATAAFLNKAVKPVIVGGPKLRVAKAQQAFMEFADASGYPITVMPSAKGLVPEHHPHFIGTYWGAVSTTFCGEIVESADAYVFVGPIFNDYSSVGYSLLIKKEKAIVVQPNRVTIGDGPSFGWVFMADFLSALAKKLKKNSTAVENYHRIFVPHGIPLKSEKDEPLRVNILFKHIQEIISGDSAIIAETGDSWFNCQKLRLPENCGYEFQMQYGSIGWSVGATLGYAQGAKDKRVIACIGDGSFQVTAQDISTMIRCGQNTIIFLINNGGYTIEVEIHDGPYNVIKNWDYTGLVDAIHNGEGKCWTTKVRTEEDLTEAIAKATGVHKDSLCFIEVFVHKDDTSKELLEWGSRVSAANSRPPNPQ